A region of Nerophis lumbriciformis linkage group LG26, RoL_Nlum_v2.1, whole genome shotgun sequence DNA encodes the following proteins:
- the LOC133623646 gene encoding glucosamine-6-phosphate deaminase 2 isoform X3 gives MRLVILEEYELASQWAAKYICNKIIQFKPSADRFFTLGLPTGSTPYGCYQKLIEYHRAGRLSFKFVKTFNMDEYVGLPRAHPESYHSYMWNNFFKHIDIDPANAHILNGNAEDLVAECQAFEQKIAEAGGIQLFVGGIGPDGHIAFNEPGSSLVSRTRVKTLAKDTIVANARFFGNDLAKVPTMALTVGVGTVMDAKEVLILITGAHKAFALYKAIEEGVNHMWTVSAFQQHPHTIFVCDEDATLELRVKTVKYFKGLMHVHNKLVEPLLSIKEQ, from the exons ATGAGGCTGGTGATTCTGGAGGAGTACGAGCTGGCCAGCCAGTGGGCAGCCAAATATATTTGTAACAAAATCATCCAGTTCAAGCCCTCCGCCGACAGATTCTTCACCCTCGGCCTCCCTACAG GAAGCACTCCATACGGCTGTTACCAGAAGTTAATTGAATACCACCGAGCTGGACGTCTGTCTTTTAAGTTTGTGAAAACCTTCAACATGGATGAATATGTTG GTCTACCTCGTGCACACCCCGAGAGCTACCACTCCTACATGTGGAACAACTTCTTCAAGCACATCGACATCGACCCCGCCAACGCTCACATCCTGAATGGGAATGCAGAGGACCTGGTAGCGGAGTGTCAGGCCTTCGAGCAGAAGATTGCAGAAGCTGGAGGGATCCAGTTGTTTGTTGGGg GCATTGGACCTGATGGCCACATTGCATTTAATGAGCCAGGATCCAGCCTCGTCTCCAGAACCAGAGTGAAGACCCTGGCCAAGGACACCATCGTGGCCAACGCTCGCTTCTTTGGCAACGACCTCGCCAAGGTCCCTACCATGGCTCTCACTGTTGGAGTCGGGACGGTCATGGATGCCAAGGAG GTCTTGATCCTCATCACCGGCGCACACAAAGCGTTTGCTCTCTACAAGGCCATAGAAGAAGGTGTAAACCACATGTGGACAGTCTCCGCCTTCCAGCAGCATCCGCACACCATATTTGTTTGTGATGAAGATGCAACACTGGAGCTACGGGTGAAAACTG